tatttttatatatatatatatatatatatatatatatatatatatatatgcatgtatcaatgtatgtatatatatatgtatatgctatatgtgcacatattACATAAGTATAGAGAAGGCACAACAACACAAGAGTTGGTGGAAAAAAAAgcgaaataaaagaaaagtacGCAAATGACATTTAGTTCTTGTTTTAGTTATAGCTGCTGTGATTGTagtagttatatatatatatattttatttttttttttatttgcctTTGTGTAGCAATTATTTTAGCTTGTGAACATttaaaggggaaaaaaaattgagcAACAAGCACTTTGCAGAAATAAGGATGTCTGTTATAACGTTTAATGTTAAAATGGTAACGTATacaaaaaaagtttaaaaaaaagagtagaaagaaataaaatataataaagtaaattataattgcgtaaaataacaacataaaagaaaaattataaagtcTGGTCAACTTCGCAAGGATTGTAATGTCCCCTGTATGcgtacataaaatatatacacacatacatacacacatacatacacacatacatacatgcatacatacatgcatacatacatacatacatgcatatatataaatataagctAATACAAATTATACTGCAAATTACTTTCGTTTCAATTCAACTCTTTATACTCACGACGTCATCGGTTTTCTCTTCTTCCGGATAGAAATATTCATCCTAAAAAATAATcgcaaaaatgaaatgagAAAAATTTAACGCGGCATATGGTCAGTAATAGAGCGAAACGTATAACTTGTAGAGAAATATgtcattattctttttttttttttggattttttttttttttttttctcggTTATGTGTATAAAAGGAGCATTACCATTTCTACTTGTTTGTGTGCATTCAACTcgtttatatgtttttcaaTATGTTGGAGTCTTTCGGacatgttttttattatttcattaatatcaCCTAAAAAATGGGAAGAATGGTATAAAACGGTTAAATTAAACAGCGGCACACTTAAAATCGCAAAATGCGTAAATGTGAACAAcgcaataatttatatgatatatttcgtatatgttaaataaacGCGTAGTAACATTTGTCTACTAACAGGACTGTCTCTTCTCGGCCAAGTCGGTCAATGAAGTGAAGGCAATCTTTAGTTCGCTAGAAGGAAAATGGGAAAATAATATGTGGTACGTCAAATAAGCACGGGATGGAAACATTGCGTGTGCATAATGATACCGATCAAAAGATACAGAAGCATAGATAAACACACAGAAGCATATGCAAGAACATAAAAGAACATAAACGTTGGCATAATCGGAAACATAGAAAAGTGGGAAGGGGGGACAAGGTGTCACACAAATAAGATGTTTGCACCGCTATTCTACTTACTTGTGCTGCAAATCACAAATTTGCCTTAACATGTTTAATTCATTTtgcatgtatttattttttttaagaaaattcatTTTGATCTTATTCTCCTTGTTCTCAATAACTTCTTCATTAGTTtctttgttaatattttttttaatttctagttctttcatttttagaTCGTCCAATTTTTCTTTAGCTTCCTGTATTAGTTTCTGTTTATCATCTATGTTTCCactttttgtaatattttcattatttaaactACAACTTGTTTTATCGGTGTCCTGAATATCCATAATTGCATGTGTAATAACTACACACCTAATATATAGAAGTAAGATATATGGAACTTCTTTAATACTAGCTAATTCTAACCATTgttgtatttgtattttcatttctttttctgtGATATTGTAATTCATTCCTCTATCTTTGCATATTTCTATCaatgtattcttttttaaattatcaacCCCTTCATAAATTAGTTCTCTGTCTTCTCTTTGTAGTCTTAAAAAATGATGCCTTAATTGCAAAACAACATGATAATGCATTCCATATGGTTTCAATCCAAGTAAATGGCATATTGTTTGTAATGTTTTTAAGTTCATCTGATCTAGTACAAAATcatctttaaaaattttagctatttttaatgtatctGCTACACTTAAGAATGGATTAACATCTTTTTCATCTTTATTAATAAGTTGTTgatgaaatttatttaaaatttttttttttttatcagaaTCTATAcctatattttcatttaattgtttttctttctcCTCAATTAATTGCTGCAAAAATTTGGCTAGCTGTTGTTttgcatataaatttttttttattttattaaaattatcatcattatttttaaaagttgaTGGCAATAAGTCAGGATagattttcaaaaaaagaggaaGTAGAAACTCAGCAAAaggtattattataaaaaaggaaaatggaATTAATTTGAACATATCATTCATTGTTCtgattaataatttatattcagAATATGACAATCTATATCCTTTTaatcttttaataattaaattttttgaaattttcatatttgttaaaaataaaagaataccTGTTTTAACCCAAACAATCGTAtgctttacattttttttcaaatctCCATAATACACTCTTAACATCGATGGctgtaatattataatttttatttgtgcacacgttgtttttataattgaaAAAGCATATTTTAATCCACTTGCACtctttttacaaattttattaattttgttttcacTATCATTTGTCTTCaatttcttcttctttatcATGTTAATCATAGTAGCATGTTCTTCATTCCCCTTTCCCTGGTTTTCCAGGTCATGTGCGCTGTTACTACTATTGCTGCAATTAGCATTACTGACTACGTGGCTATCCATATTGTTTATTCCATTCTTCGCCTCTTGGTTCGTTTCGTGGTTCGTTTTGTGATTCGTTTCGTGGTTCGTTTTGTGGTTCGTTTCGTGGTTCGTTTCGTGGTTTGTTTTATTTCCCATTATACTGTTCTTATGATGTTCCCAGCTTTCGTTCAAAGGAGAAGGCACCTTCTGTGTACGTCCTTTTTGATCCTCCGCCATTATTAGTTCTTTACGTGTTTCAATATTACTACCGTCtagttttacttttttttgctcTATATTCTTATCTGTTTGGGCGCTTTGATATTTTGTTGAAAAcgatttttttattatactatttatTGTGAAGTGCTTCCCTTTTGCTAATATCCATTTGTTTATCCTTACTGCCGCTTTGTCATAGTTATGACTTATTCTGTTGCTAAATAAATTTGCATCTATCAAACAAAGCGGATTTTGCCACGTCGATGCAATACTAGCAGTAGTACCAGCAGTTGAAGTAGCAGCCGCAGTAGTAGCAGCAGCAGTAGTAGCAGCCGCAGTAGTAGCAGCAGCAGTAGTAGCAGCAGCAGTAGTAGCAGCCGTAGCTGAACATAACTTCCACGCCAGTCTTTTCCTTCGTTCCTCGTTCACATCATTATAATGGACTGTATTTGCATTGCTTGCttctataattttactatagctatataattttttttttaaatcccCATGTCCACGTGTTGAGAGGAATCTGTATGTTACTTTGATTGAGCGCAGTCccatttttctttctcttctttttatgATTTGCTTATTTTCCCACCTTTTTGCAATTATTGACCTACCTTTTATCCCAGTTATAtaccttttcttttttcttttttttttccccctttttgGCTTAAAAAAGGAATGTGGCAAAATAACGAACAACAAACAAAACAGTCATTGGGGTTAGAAGTAAGTATGTTGACATTACaacattattatcataaaattttgtgtacatatatatattgtctTCAAATCTTATCATctcacattttttaaaatttataacgttccattcattctttttgtatttttttttttctttttttcataatttaacATGCAcacatgttcatatatttatatggccatgtatacatatataaatgtaaatacatCCTTAAcagttaatataaaaaaggcctgactctatttctttttttttttttttttttttttttttttatttcttatcaCATTTAGTacgaaaaaggaaatatgtattatataccgttaaatatatgtatatatattatgattatatgtacacataacCATTGTTTTGTAAGTCCATGCGTGAACATTACAGTGCTCGGTTGGTATATACTAATCAGTGTATCACCTAATCAAAACATGCAAATTTTACATGAATTATTAAGTATAAGgacatgtataaataatataataaaatataatgtattataacACAACCCTATACTATACATTGCAATATATCGTAAAAAGGTACTCAATTTTGTGCCAATTCCTTGTCACAGAATACCACAAAAACCAACTAGCAAAATTAACATGTACAGCAATAACATTAATCTTACCCATTAACAGTATATTATACTTCTATGAAAACCGTTGTAACGTATatgacatatatatgtacatatgttaaaaaagagaaaaaaaaattttcattatgtacataaatttatatacgcTGCTTACATGTGcgtgtacataaatatatatacattattgtGTACACGTTCATAATTCTACATACACTAACACGTACccgcacatatacatacaaataaacatgtacatatttaaaatttgtattcttacatttattatgtaataacTCAGCCAAGATATATTCTAAGTTAATAATGACGATGTTAGCTTTTTAACTTcctcatatatttttgcgcagtaaaataagaaaattttcaatatattaaaatttcttattattattttaacagaaaataaaaaaaaataaaaaaataaaataaaacatgcAAAGAATGTTATTCTTCAAAACGTTATATAGAATttgaaaattgaaaaaacgCCTATGGGTacatcattaaaaaaaaagggtatatatatatgtatgtatgtatgtatgtatgtatgtatgtatgtatgtatgtatatatatgtaaacgaACGATACGTAAAAGAATAACTAAACAGTAAGAGGTACCTTACATGCATGAATTACTTTACATACGAAtgattgtatatatgtatacatatatgtatatgttccCCTAATTATACGCATACGTGCAGCCGCCAATTGATAATATATCATACTCGAGAAACGACGTATTTTTGAGGatgtatttaattatgtacGTTTTTCAAATAATCACGGTTTGAGTGTCACTTATAatattatctatttttatttattattatttttttttttgtagtatAATAGTGTAgcacaaacaaacaaattgGTAaacgcatacatatatttagtatacatgtattatatatataaatatgtacatgtaaatacaaacatataaatgcatacatgTATGCACTTTTATATGTGAGTTACAAATGTACAAACTCTAAGATAGGAAAAAACTCCTTCATATCACAATTTTTTcgagaataaaaaataaagattataataaatatataatagcaATGGGAAATCATcaataatgatttttttaaaagaaaataaaaacaaaacattGCATACACCACTTATTATGtaggaaaataaaagtttgcttttttttttttttttccttttattattttatttgtttttccttttttctttttttatgtaagcAGTATTTGAGCTGTACCATTTCATTAAATACTGCGTATAGGTAAGCAGTGAGTATTCCTACAGTTGTGCGCGTGTAGGTATGCATTTTTCACGCAAATTCATAGGTCCATTACGTCCATGTGTACCTCCTTCCGTGTGTATTATTTCATGTATGTACAAAATGAAAGTTTAAAAGGAATGCTGTATaaacttatacatatatatgcatatacatacgtacatacatacatacgtacatacatacatacgtacatacatacatacgtacatacgtacatacatacatacatacgtacatacgtgcatacatacatacatatatatatatacatatatatatgtgtgtaaatAAGAGAGATCAAGGAACACCCACATATCTGTTTCATTCTATATCCATTACTATTGCTATAACAAATTTCAATCACTAAGTTAAGCGctcctaaaaaaaaaaaattatgagaCGTGTTAAAAAGAACAAACAGACTTTTGTAAAGTAGTAAtgtctattttatttagGAAAAAGAATGTTAGGTGTGATAAGAGAATGTGTATAAAATCAAAAGCTCGGAAAAAGTATGAAGAGTAATTCGACCACTTAATtaggaatatatattcatatatacatgtacgtatgtgtatgttcatatatatatatatatatatatatatatatatatgtagatatagatatatatgtagatatagatatatatatgcatacatgtttgtatatatgggACAAATGTGTAGTACTGATATCACCGCAACACAGTCACTGTTAAACTGTAACAGTAAGAGCAAGGCGACGAATATGATAGATATAAAACATGCcggataaaataaataataaagcggtaaaaaaggaaagcaAAGAAGGGGAACACAAAGTACTGGAGTAAAGTACGGGTGCAACGAACGggaaaaccaaaaaaaatgacTCTGCTGTTACGCCTGTTCAAGTTTGTTATCAACAAATGCAGCTATA
The sequence above is drawn from the Plasmodium malariae genome assembly, chromosome: 5 genome and encodes:
- the PmUG01_05034800 gene encoding LETM1-like protein, putative; this encodes MGLRSIKVTYRFLSTRGHGDLKKKLYSYSKIIEASNANTVHYNDVNEERRKRLAWKLCSATAATTAAATTAAATTAAATTAAATTAAATSTAGTTASIASTWQNPLCLIDANLFSNRISHNYDKAAVRINKWILAKGKHFTINSIIKKSFSTKYQSAQTDKNIEQKKVKLDGSNIETRKELIMAEDQKGRTQKVPSPLNESWEHHKNSIMGNKTNHETNHETNHKTNHETNHKTNHETNQEAKNGINNMDSHVVSNANCSNSSNSAHDLENQGKGNEEHATMINMIKKKKLKTNDSENKINKICKKSASGLKYAFSIIKTTCAQIKIIILQPSMLRVYYGDLKKNVKHTIVWVKTGILLFLTNMKISKNLIIKRLKGYRLSYSEYKLLIRTMNDMFKLIPFSFFIIIPFAEFLLPLFLKIYPDLLPSTFKNNDDNFNKIKKNLYAKQQLAKFLQQLIEEKEKQLNENIGIDSDKKKKILNKFHQQLINKDEKDVNPFLSVADTLKIAKIFKDDFVLDQMNLKTLQTICHLLGLKPYGMHYHVVLQLRHHFLRLQREDRELIYEGVDNLKKNTLIEICKDRGMNYNITEKEMKIQIQQWLELASIKEVPYILLLYIRCVVITHAIMDIQDTDKTSCSLNNENITKSGNIDDKQKLIQEAKEKLDDLKMKELEIKKNINKETNEEVIENKENKIKMNFLKKNKYMQNELNMLRQICDLQHNELKIAFTSLTDLAEKRQSCDINEIIKNMSERLQHIEKHINELNAHKQVEMDEYFYPEEEKTDDVVSIKS